The following are encoded together in the Narcine bancroftii isolate sNarBan1 chromosome 10, sNarBan1.hap1, whole genome shotgun sequence genome:
- the LOC138743800 gene encoding uncharacterized protein, which produces MNCVCYLARAGLPPITFLPGLSPRTQVIKVGSPFPSLHFPSLDLGQPHPCRSSYQPALAHPPTISPALAGPPTFSPVLVGPPTISPTLAGPPSFSPTLAGPPTTSLVLARTPTISPTLAGPPSISPALVGPPTFSPVLVGPPTISPTLTGPPTFSPTLAGPPIISPALAHPPTISPTHLQPCPCWSSYHCPTLPDPPTISLALAHPPTISPTLAGPLTFSPALVGPPKVH; this is translated from the exons atgaatTGTGTATGCTACTTGGCTCGAGCTGGCCTGCCCCCGATTACATTTTTACCTGGTCTCTCCCCTAGGACCCAGGTCATAAAGGTCGggtcacctttcccttccctgcacttcccaagtttggatctgggccag CCCCATCCTTGCCGGTCCTCCTATCAGCCCGCCCTTGCTCATCCTCCTACCATCAGCCCTGCTCTTGCTGGTCCTCCTACCTTCAGCCCCGTCCTTGTTGGTCCTCCTACCATCAGTCCCACCCTTGCTGGTCCTCCTTCCTTCAGCCCCACCCTTGCTGGTCCTCCTACTACCAGCCTTGTCCTTGCTCGTACTCCTACCATCAGCCCCACCCTTGCTGGTCCTCCTAGCATCAGCCCTGCTCTGGTTGGTCCTCCTACCTTCAGCCCTGTCCTTGTTGGTCCTCCTACCATCAGCCCCACCCTTACTGGTCCTCCTACCTTCAGCCCCACCCTTGCTGGTCCTCCTATTATCAGCCCCGCCCTTGCTCATCCTCCTACCATCAGCCCCACCCACCTTCAGCCCTGCCCTTGCTGGTCCTCCTACCATTGTCCAACCCTTCCTGATCCTCCTACTATCAGCCTTGCTCTTGCTCATCCTCCTACTATCAGCCCCACTCTTGCTGGTCCTCTTACCTTCAGCCCCGCCCTTGTTGGTCCTCCTAAAGTGCATTAG
- the abt1 gene encoding activator of basal transcription 1, producing MRVGLMATMEASSQDGPAGLDAEPASGRPAGQDAEPASGRPAGQDAEPASGRPVKAAALRRPEPGVIYLGFIPKGMDLSLLRKLMSTFGVVGRIFLRPTNEKKTLKRSKKKFGNLGKSFREGWVEFENKALAKRVARSLHNTPIATKKRKSFSDDLWNMKYLHRFKWIHLNERLAYERLVRKQKLRVEVSQAKRETDFFLQNLEKSKNIEKVKEIKRKKGQKWQEKNWHFRQRDTEAEIQASKAAASRQAAGNSKMLGKMADFHRKSQTNASLLTKIFKTKQ from the exons ATGAGAGTGGGACTCATGGCGACGATGGAGGCGTCATCTCAGGACGGTCCGGCCGGGCTGGACGCGGAACCGGCCAGCGGGAGGCCGGCCGGGCAGGACGCGGAGCCGGCCAGCGGGAGGCCGGCCGGGCAGGACGCGGAGCCGGCCAGCGGGAGGCCGGTAAAGGCCGCTGCCCTGCGCAGGCCGGAGCCCGGGGTGATTTATCTGGGGTTCATCCCGAAGGGGATGGATCTCTCTCTGCTGAGGAAGTTAATGTCCACGTTTGGGGTGGTGGGCAGGATCTTCCTGCGGCCGACAA ATGAAAAGAAAACCCTGAAGAGGAGCAAGAAGAAGTTTGGCAACCTCGGGAAAAGCTTCCGTGAGGGTTGGGTGGAATTTGAGAACAAGGCTCTGGCCAAAAGAGTAGCCAGAAGTCTCCACAACACGCCGATTGCAACCAAGAAACGCAAAAGCTTTAGTGATGACTTGTGGAACATGAAG TACTTGCACCGCTTTAAATGGATTCACCTTAATGAGCGCCTGGCCTACGAGAGGctggtgaggaagcagaagctGCGGGTGGAGGTTTCCCAGGCCAAGCGCGAGACTGACTTCTTCTTGCAGAACCTGGAAAAGAGCAAGAACATAGAGAAGGTGAAAGAAATTAAACGGAAGAAAGGGCAAAAGTGGCAGGAAAAGAACTGGCACTTCCGTCAGCGTGACACTGAGGCTGAGATCCAAGCCAGCAAGGCTGCTGCTTCTCGGCAGGCTGCAGGCAATTCCAAGATGCTCGGGAAGATGGCtgatttccacagaaaatcccAGACCAATGCTTCACTCTTGACGAAGATCTTCAAGACAAAACAGTAG